AAAAAGAATATCTAAATTGTGTAAACATTGAAGGAGCGTGATTCACATTTGCAGTTCATATGAATTTCTATAACATCATAATCAGTATCAATGGAAACAATGATTTGTCTTTCCTCCCAGGAACTTTGCCCCACaaggtgaaggttgttatagcAGGGAACCATGACCTGACCTTTGATGAAGAAATGGTGAAGAATCATCGCCAAAATTTGAGTATGATGTTTGGTGTAAGAGAACAATTTTATGAGGCTTACATGGCTGAGAAGAATTTGACTGATGTCAAAGAACTGATGACAAATTGTGTTTATCTTGAGGATGCCTCTGTAGATATTCATGGAATCAAAATTTATGGATCACCATGGTAAGTTTAATGTTGTTATACAGGGTATCAAAATGttgattgaattatttttatattacctCTTCGGGCACTTGTTAACCTGGCATATTACAAATGCCCTCTGTAGGCTTATATATATCCGTGTGTTTGTATACCCactttgaaattatttacaatttcccttgttttgttttacaaaggTTTGTGTGTAATGTCTACTTGTAGGCAGCCCGAGTTTGGAGGATGGGGATTCAATTTGCCACGAGGTCAGGCACTTTTAGACAAATGGAACATGATCCCAGACGATACAGAGATTCTGATCACCCACGGGCCTCCCATTGGTGAGTCTAATGATACAGACTGTGAGGATGCTCCTGGACAACCATTTACAATAGtagtatataaataatggtcCAAACTGTACCTTATTCTGACTCATTTCACACAATACAGGAGACTGTATTTACTTATAAGTTTGGTGGTATTCCATTTCTTTAATTTAAACCTTAAACCATGTCTATTTCctgatatttaaggattaacttgcatagattttttatgttatggagatataacacaacaagaggcccatggatcttaacggtcatctgactcatggcacaaaaacaacaaagtcacagtataaagtagtggttaataattaatataagcaatacaaggaactcctttgttgaaaatgtaagtttctgaaataggtaaaggtcatgtattgaacaaacttggaagcccttcatccatatatagttgtaacccattcaaagATTAAGGAGGAATAAGATTTTAAaaccaaatttcagcaaagctccaaTTTTGGACCCCCGCCGTTCCATCCccatgtttgcatgttgtttgccatcccttgaaacccctatagatcaattttcgttgagatcggagaccaaaacctgaaaacataaagtgggccagtggccatcttggattaccaaaatctttatataaaatatgattgtccttccctaatgatgttttacgccaaatatggaaaaaagccactcaagggttaagtaggagtaggattttaaagataaatttcattgaagttcccccttctgagccccacccctctgtccccaggggtcagaCTGAGAAATActcaagggatctttctcaaatttcatgtgcaggttccccgaggggtctagtgcattttctgacttatcggtcagcaagatgatcgacgacaggtagccatcttggattttgataattgaagtttgttactgctacatatctcagaaagtactgaaaggatctttctcaagtttcatatatagcacgtagtaaaattttgaaaagcagagaaaagatccctctttctgttgtcagacatagatcattctttggtgggcgccaagatccctctgggatctcttgttaagcTTCAATTAAGAagatttgcccttttggggccccgcccctcagcccctagcccctaggggtcggacctatctcatttatataaaaaatgattgtctttccataatgatgtttcataccaaatatggatgaaatccatccaaggatgaaggaggagtaggattttaaagctaaaattacgaacatttgcccttttggtgccccgcccctctgcccctaggggtcagacctatctcatttatataaaatatgattgtccttccccaatgatgtttcacagcaaatatggatgaaatccatccaaggatgaaggaggagtaagattttttagcttaattaagaaaaattttcccttttggggccccacccctcaggggTTGGAcctaatatggatgaaatccatccaaggatgaaggaggagtaaatttttagcttaaattaagaaaaattttcccttttggggccccacccctcaggggttggacctatctcatttatataaaatatgattgtccttccccaatgatgtttcacaccaactatggatgaaatcaatctaaggatgaaggaggagtaggattttaaagcttaaaataagaaaatttgcccttttggggccccacccctcaggggtcggaccatgctcatttatataaaatattattgtccttcatcaatgatgtttcacaccaaatatggatgaaatcaatcgaaggatgaaggagtagtaggattttaaagcttaaaataagaaaatttgccctttttggggccccatccctcagcccctaggggtcggaccaggctcatttatatatgattgtccttccccaatgatgtttcacacgaaatatggatgtaatctctcaaggattaaggaggattaggcttttgtataaatagtcttacgcacgacgcacggagCACCGCGCatggcgcacgacgacggacaaaacatgatgacaataggtcatcctgaccttcggtctgagtgtactctaaataaaccgccagcgaagcggtttatgatgagagtacactcagatttttgtgttatatctccataacataaaaaaatattcattttactCCTTATAATTCAAACTAAAAATAATCTCTTTAATACTCAGAATTCactttgggactcttttgtctatgaaatcattacgccgtcatctcagccaatcaaaagCAATGTCACAAACGGTGACGTTATTTTTTCCTTATGGactgataaagtaattttttaagccaaaaaaatgaaaatgctcgtaacaagcaaaattgaattatacaaCGATAATATATACTGTTTGATTAAAGGAGCAGGGATTAATGATTGTTATCACAACAGCCATACAATTTGtgcagttgtctcccctgtttACAGGTCATGGTGATCACACGTTTGATGGGACGAGAGCCGGCTGTGTGGAGCTCCTTTCTACAATACAACAAAGAGTTCGGCCTAAATACCATATATTTGGTCACATTCACGAAGGTAGGGACACAGTACATAAGATGATAGCGGTTAatcaacaattattttttaaaggtCTTTTTCATTTTTGCCTAAAACAATTAATCCAACTATGATAAAAGAATCCATTGCAGAAAATATATGgttctttttaaaatttcacGCAAGCTTAGATGGCAAATGGTGAAAGATGTAAGAAAACAAAAAGCCACATTTTGGACATCACATTTTGTTTGACTGTTTTTGTATGCTTGATAATCTGTTTCCAGAGCAGGAGGGATGGAGGTAAAATGATATATTAGGGAGAATGCCTGCTATCTAATGCCATTGacttttgtcaataaaattgtttgaaattgaagGATGTTTGCATGTAAATCTTTTTACACAGAAATCAAGCCTTTCTCTagtcagaattttttttttgtatgaagATGTTTTCAAAACAACTGTGACTTCACAGATGATCACAAATAGTCAATAAAACCCCTTTACTTTATTAAATATGGCGGAAGCTTTGAATGACATTGCAAACGTAAGTGAACTATCTATACTTATTTGAAGGTTATGGAGTAGTAAAATATCTATACTTATTTGAAGGTTATGGAGtagtaaactatatatatacttatttgaAGGTTATGGAGTAGTGAACTATCTTTACTTATTTGAAGGTTATGGAGTAGTGAACTATCTAATTTGAAGGTTATGGAGTagtgaaatattttacttatttgaAGGTTATGGATTAGTAAACTATCTTTACTTATTTGAAGGTTATGGAGTAGTGAACTATCTAAACTTATTTGAAGGTTATGGAGTAGTGAACTATCTTTACTTATTTGAAGGTTATGGAGTAGTGAACTGTCTAATTTGAAGGTTATGGAGTagtgaaatattttacttatttgaAGGTTATGGAGTAGTAAAATATCTATACTTATTTGAAGGTTATTTGAAGGTTATGGAGTAGTGAACTATCTTTACTTATTTGAAGGTTATGGAGTAGTGAACTATCTTTACTTATTTGAAGGTTATGGAGTAGTGAACTATCTATACTTATTTGAAGGTTATGGAGTAGTGAACTATATTTACTTAATTGAAGGTTATGGAGTAGTGAACTATCTTTACTTATTTGAAGGTTATGGAGTAGTGAACTATCTATACTTATTTGAAGGTTATGGAGTAGTGAACTATCTTTACTTATTTGAAGGTTATGGAGTAGTGAACTATCTTTACTTATTTGAAGGTTATGGAGTAGTGAACTATCTTTACTTATTTGAAGGTTATGGAGTAGTGAACTATCTTTACTTATTTGAAGGTTATGGAGTAGTGAACTATCTTTACTTATTTGAAGGTTATGGAGTAGTGAACTATATTTACTTATTTGAAGGTTATGGAGTAGTGAACTATCTTTACTTATTTGAAGGTTATGGAGTAGTGAACTATCTTTACTTATTTGAAGGTTATGGAGTAGTGAACTATCTTTACTTATTTGAAGGTTATGGAGTAGTGAACTATCTTTACTTATTTGAAGGTTATGGAGTAGTGAACTATCTTTACTTATTTGAAGGTTATGGAGGTAGTGAACTATCTTTACTTATTTGAAGGTGGTTATTGAGTAGTGAACTATCTATACTTATTTGAAGGTTATGGAGTAGTGAACTATCTATACTTATTTGAAGGTTATGGAGTAGTGAACTATCTTTACTTATTTGAAGGTTATGGAGTAGTGAACTATCTTTACTTATTTGAAGGTTATGGAGTAGTGAACTATCTTTACTTATTTGAAGGTTATGGAGTAGTGAACTATCTATACTTATTTGAAGGTTATGGAGTAGTGAACTATCTTTACTTATTTGAAGGTTATGGAGTAGTGAACTATCTTTACTTATTTGAAGGTTATGGAGTAGTGAACTATCTATACTTATTTGAAGGTTATGGAGTAGTGAACTATCTTTACTTATTTGAAGGTTATGGAGTAGTGAACTATCTATACTTATTTGAAGGTTATGGAGTAGTGAACTATCTTTACTTATTTGAAGGTTATGGAGTAGTGAACTATCTTTACTTATTTGAAGGTTATGGAGTAGTGAACTATCTTTACTTATTTGAAGGTTATGGAGTTGTGAACTATCTTTACTTATTTTAAGGTTATGGAGTCACCACTGACGGAGTAACAACCTACATCAATGCATCCACATGTACACTACGATACAAAACTGAGAATGCCCCTGTGATATTTGACTTTCCTATCCCCGAGGGACATACGAAGGAGGAGGCGCTTAATCTCTGTGTACAACCAGCTTTACCTGTAAAAAAGTCATCGAACGTACCATCAAACAAGGAGGAGgatattgaaattgaatttacTGAAGACGCTTGAAAAACAGGTTGCAAAAGTAGTTTGAGAatgtgagaatacattttgcaAATAACTTCTTGTCTTTCTGTGGACATATTTTACTTATCTTAAATTGGACAGAATCTATTTGTATTTCTTTGGGCAAGTTTTACTAATCATATCTTTACATTTTACAATTGGTTGGTGTTTTTTTCGTCATTCTATACTATGGCATTACCGCATTGTATACTTAATATACGACAAACTATACCATTAAAGTAATATGAACACCCACATACACGTACACCCTGTTTGCCAAAAGGCCCACTGACAGGATAACTGATATATTGACTGGTTGCTGAAGGCTCAGTAACCATGGTGATTATTGAATTtctaaaaattatataaaaaaaaatcttatgtCGTAGTACTGGTTTGGTTCACAAAGACATATTGAATTCCtaacaataaatgttttttaattgtGTGTATATGCGTCTTACTAgctcaaaaatatatataaaataattcattttgctttttatacatgtgcaatcagtatttcatttcatatagggcataatgacttgattttttttcgggcgtaattattttaaatatttttatctttaatcaaaataagaagcacaaacttttcaatgatggtaatagtttaaagtaagtaacttttgtaactaaagaaaaattcTAATTCCTCTGTTCCTGTTCCtgattgagaaaaaataccacTCGTCAGAGGTGGGGCATCTTCATGAAACCACAACCCGAAAATGTGTAACAGTTACCAATAATT
This genomic window from Argopecten irradians isolate NY chromosome 4, Ai_NY, whole genome shotgun sequence contains:
- the LOC138320593 gene encoding metallophosphoesterase MPPED2-like, with amino-acid sequence MGSLLSRLTSLPVRKMSTSEGNPESIIKVHPHSGHANRAWEHMKKSQKVIKKSLVEDPESPIPENHLRFVCISDTHSRIENGAYKIPPGDVLLHGGDFSMIGLPKDIHKFNEYLGTLPHKVKVVIAGNHDLTFDEEMVKNHRQNLSMMFGVREQFYEAYMAEKNLTDVKELMTNCVYLEDASVDIHGIKIYGSPWQPEFGGWGFNLPRGQALLDKWNMIPDDTEILITHGPPIGHGDHTFDGTRAGCVELLSTIQQRVRPKYHIFGHIHEGYGVTTDGVTTYINASTCTLRYKTENAPVIFDFPIPEGHTKEEALNLCVQPALPVKKSSNVPSNKEEDIEIEFTEDA